A single region of the Phycisphaerae bacterium RAS1 genome encodes:
- a CDS encoding putative hydrogenase 2 b cytochrome subunit has product MASISFDYDNTLEDPRRRAPLVIGDHDYKSLTDVVCGVAEAPRPPTAWFVAFGISTIVLATLGAMIAYLFFSGVGVWGLNNPVGWGFDITNFVFWVGIGHAGTLISAILFLFRQKWRTAINRFAEAMTIFAVICALLFPGIHVGRVWMAYYMGPIPNQMAMWPQFRSPLLWDVFAVGTYFSVSLLFWYLGMVPDLATLRDRATTKIRQIGYGIVSLGWNGSARHWHRYERAYLILAALSTPLVLSVHSVVSFDFATSVLPGWHTTIFPPYFVAGAIFSGFAMVMTLAIPARELFGLKDIITLRHMDNMNKIMLATGTMVGYAYTIEFFIAWYGGNLVERFVFVNRAFGPYAWAYWIMFSCNAFIPQLFWIKKVRTNIWAMFTISLLVNVGMWFERFVIIVTSLASDFLPSAWDSYRPTWVEILTFIGSFGLFMVPFLLFCRYLPVIAMAEVKTVMPHAHRHAAGSHGHTAPALTEVRA; this is encoded by the coding sequence ATGGCGAGCATCTCGTTCGATTACGACAACACGCTGGAAGACCCGCGGCGCCGCGCGCCGCTGGTCATCGGCGACCACGATTACAAGTCGCTGACCGACGTCGTCTGCGGGGTGGCCGAGGCGCCGCGCCCGCCGACGGCCTGGTTCGTGGCCTTCGGCATCTCGACCATCGTGCTGGCCACACTGGGCGCGATGATCGCGTACCTGTTCTTCAGCGGTGTGGGCGTCTGGGGCCTGAACAACCCGGTCGGCTGGGGCTTCGACATCACCAACTTCGTCTTCTGGGTCGGCATTGGTCACGCCGGCACGCTGATCTCGGCGATCCTGTTCCTGTTCCGCCAGAAATGGCGCACCGCGATCAACCGTTTCGCCGAGGCCATGACGATTTTCGCGGTCATCTGCGCGCTGCTGTTCCCCGGCATTCACGTGGGCCGCGTGTGGATGGCCTATTACATGGGGCCGATTCCGAACCAGATGGCCATGTGGCCGCAGTTCCGCAGCCCGCTGCTGTGGGACGTGTTCGCCGTCGGCACATACTTCAGCGTCTCTCTGCTGTTCTGGTACCTGGGCATGGTGCCGGACCTCGCAACGCTGCGCGACCGGGCGACCACCAAGATTCGCCAGATCGGTTACGGCATCGTCTCGCTGGGCTGGAACGGCTCGGCTCGCCACTGGCATCGCTACGAGCGGGCCTACCTGATCCTCGCCGCCCTTTCGACGCCGCTGGTGCTCTCGGTGCACTCGGTGGTTTCGTTTGACTTCGCCACGTCCGTCCTGCCCGGCTGGCACACGACGATTTTCCCCCCGTACTTCGTCGCGGGCGCCATTTTCAGCGGCTTCGCGATGGTGATGACGCTGGCCATCCCGGCCCGTGAGCTCTTCGGATTGAAGGACATCATCACCCTGCGCCACATGGACAACATGAACAAGATCATGCTGGCCACGGGTACGATGGTCGGCTACGCCTACACGATTGAGTTCTTCATCGCCTGGTACGGCGGCAACCTGGTCGAGCGGTTTGTTTTCGTCAACCGCGCGTTCGGGCCGTACGCCTGGGCCTACTGGATCATGTTCTCGTGCAACGCATTCATTCCGCAGCTCTTCTGGATCAAGAAGGTGCGGACCAACATCTGGGCCATGTTCACCATCAGCCTGCTGGTGAATGTGGGAATGTGGTTTGAGCGCTTCGTGATCATCGTCACCTCGCTCGCCAGCGACTTTCTGCCCTCGGCCTGGGATTCGTACCGCCCGACCTGGGTGGAGATCCTGACGTTCATCGGCAGCTTCGGACTCTTCATGGTGCCGTTCCTGCTCTTCTGCCGCTACTTGCCCGTGATCGCGATGGCTGAGGTCAAAACAGTCATGCCGCACGCTCATCGGCACGCGGCCGGTTCGCACGGCCACACGGCGCCGGCGCTGACGGAGGTCCGCGCATGA
- the coxM gene encoding Alternative cytochrome c oxidase subunit 2, which translates to MMTSLAFLLIHLAQAAATTTAPAVTDLSTNLPIDNQGTVWMPSQASTTAHQIDALFHFILYLCVFFFVLIIGCMFYFMGVYRRRHPEQRALSNATHNTPLELAWSILPGFLLVIMFWWGFTVFLDVRTSPADGYAINVNAQQWSWSFGYPNGHEDNNLHVPVNTNILLTMNSADVLHSFYVPSFRVKMDVVPGRYTKTWFNANKTGEYMLLCAEYCGKQHSDMNAKVIVHPKEDFPVWLANADPLSRLTEEQLAEFKSNPDKFIKGHPELQGLEPPASLGRKLWDRKGCKTCHSLDGATNTGPTFKGVWGIQQPLRDGSSILVDENFVRDSILNPNKNVAKGYDAVMPTYQGRVKDREIDMIIAMLKSLSEKETKK; encoded by the coding sequence ATGATGACGTCTCTTGCGTTTCTGCTGATTCACCTGGCGCAGGCCGCCGCCACGACCACTGCGCCGGCGGTGACGGACCTGTCCACCAACCTGCCCATCGACAACCAGGGCACCGTCTGGATGCCCTCGCAGGCCTCCACCACCGCGCACCAGATCGACGCCCTGTTCCACTTCATCCTGTATCTGTGCGTCTTCTTCTTCGTCCTCATCATCGGCTGCATGTTCTACTTCATGGGCGTCTACCGCCGACGGCATCCCGAGCAGCGGGCGCTCTCCAACGCGACGCACAACACGCCGCTGGAGCTGGCCTGGAGCATCCTGCCGGGCTTTCTGCTGGTGATCATGTTCTGGTGGGGCTTCACGGTCTTCCTGGACGTGCGCACGTCGCCGGCGGACGGCTACGCGATCAACGTCAACGCCCAGCAATGGTCTTGGTCCTTCGGCTATCCCAACGGCCATGAGGACAACAACCTGCACGTGCCGGTCAACACGAACATCCTGCTGACCATGAATTCGGCCGACGTGCTGCACAGCTTTTACGTGCCGTCGTTCCGCGTGAAGATGGACGTCGTCCCCGGCCGCTACACCAAGACGTGGTTCAACGCCAACAAGACCGGCGAGTACATGCTGCTGTGCGCCGAATACTGCGGCAAGCAGCACTCGGACATGAACGCCAAGGTCATCGTCCATCCGAAGGAAGACTTCCCGGTCTGGCTGGCCAACGCCGATCCGCTCAGCCGGCTGACTGAAGAGCAACTGGCCGAGTTCAAGTCCAACCCGGACAAGTTCATCAAGGGCCATCCCGAGCTGCAGGGGCTGGAGCCGCCCGCGTCCCTGGGCCGCAAGCTCTGGGACCGCAAGGGCTGCAAGACCTGTCATTCGCTGGACGGCGCAACGAACACCGGCCCGACGTTCAAAGGCGTCTGGGGCATTCAGCAGCCGCTGCGCGACGGTTCGAGCATCCTGGTGGATGAGAACTTCGTCCGCGACTCGATTCTGAATCCCAACAAGAACGTGGCGAAGGGCTATGACGCGGTCATGCCCACGTACCAGGGCCGCGTCAAGGACCGCGAGATCGACATGATCATCGCCATGCTGAAGTCGCTGTCGGAAAAAGAGACGAAAAAGTAG
- a CDS encoding Cytochrome c has product MSAAAAPTSMTPPAAPARLAGLLVEFDEEHNLVEACRRVRDAGFTRWDAHSPFPVHGIDEAVGIRPTRLPLLVFAIGMLGTLTGLGLTTWANASEWFAPQNLPTNLQGYNFLVSGKPYVSLPAFIPVMFELTVLFAAFTAGLGMLALNGLPNFYNAVFRSPRFRRATTDRFFIYVEAADPRFNAHSTATLLSQLGGQVERIEEPTRVEQPPRWLFTVGIVAVTLSLLPLMVIARARVSKSREPKIHIIQDMDNQEKIKAQRASPVFADGRGPRFPVGMTREQPLGTTVARGDAISLKTDAHFFEGRAGGDWATAFPPQITVDEGLLHRGQQRFNIYCAPCHGYDGTGNGTVNNKGNSGERPGWTWVKPLSVNDQTVRDRANGHIFNTITNGIRTMPAYGDQIPEKDRWAIVAYVRALQRSGATTIDDVPADKRSELEKR; this is encoded by the coding sequence ATGAGCGCCGCCGCCGCCCCGACCTCGATGACGCCCCCGGCCGCGCCGGCGCGGTTGGCCGGCCTGCTGGTCGAGTTCGACGAAGAGCACAACCTGGTGGAGGCTTGCCGCCGGGTGCGCGACGCCGGCTTCACCCGCTGGGACGCGCATAGTCCCTTCCCGGTTCACGGCATCGACGAGGCGGTCGGCATCCGGCCCACGCGATTGCCGCTGCTGGTCTTTGCCATCGGCATGCTCGGCACGCTCACCGGCCTGGGGCTGACGACCTGGGCCAACGCCAGCGAGTGGTTCGCCCCCCAGAATCTGCCGACCAACCTGCAGGGCTACAACTTCCTGGTCAGCGGAAAGCCCTACGTCAGCCTGCCCGCGTTCATCCCGGTCATGTTTGAGCTGACCGTGCTCTTTGCGGCGTTCACGGCCGGGCTGGGCATGCTGGCGCTCAACGGCCTTCCCAATTTCTACAACGCCGTGTTTCGCAGCCCGCGCTTTCGCCGGGCGACGACCGATCGCTTTTTCATCTACGTGGAGGCGGCGGACCCGCGTTTCAACGCGCATTCGACCGCGACGCTGCTTTCGCAACTGGGCGGGCAGGTCGAGCGGATCGAGGAGCCGACGCGCGTCGAGCAGCCGCCGCGCTGGCTGTTCACCGTCGGCATCGTGGCGGTGACGCTGTCGCTGTTGCCGCTGATGGTGATCGCCCGCGCCCGCGTCTCCAAATCGCGTGAGCCGAAGATCCACATCATTCAGGACATGGACAATCAGGAGAAAATCAAGGCTCAGCGGGCCAGCCCGGTGTTTGCCGACGGCCGCGGACCGCGCTTCCCGGTCGGCATGACGCGCGAGCAGCCGCTGGGAACCACCGTCGCCCGCGGCGATGCGATCTCGCTCAAGACCGACGCGCACTTTTTCGAGGGCCGCGCGGGCGGCGACTGGGCGACAGCTTTTCCGCCGCAGATTACGGTCGATGAAGGTCTGCTGCACCGCGGACAGCAGCGCTTCAACATCTATTGCGCTCCGTGCCACGGCTACGACGGCACGGGCAATGGCACGGTCAACAACAAGGGCAACAGCGGCGAGCGGCCCGGCTGGACCTGGGTCAAGCCGCTTTCGGTGAATGATCAGACCGTCCGCGATCGGGCCAACGGGCACATCTTTAACACGATCACGAACGGCATCCGCACCATGCCGGCCTACGGCGACCAGATTCCTGAGAAAGACCGCTGGGCGATCGTCGCCTACGTCCGCGCCCTGCAGCGCAGCGGCGCCACCACGATCGACGACGTGCCGGCCGACAAGCGCTCCGAGCTGGAGAAGAGATAA